GCTTCTTCGAGGTCGGTGCGGCGCAGGTTTTCTACCACGAAGGTGTTGTCCCAGAGCAAGGTGCCGGACCGGTCGAACCCGCACACCAGGGCGTGGGTGGTTTGGTAGCCGTCGAAGACGCGCGCGTTGCCATTGCCGTACCCGTACTGGGGGCCGTTGTAAAAAGAGGGCGGCAGGTTGCCGTAGCTATTGTAGCGGTAATGGGGATAGTACACTTCGGCTACCAGCACGTAGCCGCCGTCGGGCTGGGGCAGCAGCTCGTGCAGCAGCAGGCGGTAGTGCCACCGTTTGGGCGGTTCCGAGCGGGCCACCCGGCGCTGCGTCTGCTCGCGGAGGCGGGCCTGGCGCGAGGGCTTGAGGTAGTCGAAAAAGTGCTTCAGGTGCAGGAAATCGTAGAAGCGTAGTGGCGGCTTGGCGCCCGTGCCCGCGGTGGGCCGCAGGTCGGTGGCAAACAGCCCCTGGGCAAAGCTGGGGTCGCGCAGGGAATAGGTGCCCATGAGCAGGCGGGCAGTGGTGTCCTGCGGGGGCGTGAGCTGGGCGGTGATGAGGCTCCGCTCGCTTTCGGCCTGCACAAATTCGGAGCTCACGAGCTGGCCGCGGTCGGTGAGCTGCTTGAGCAGCAGGCGCGACTTGCGGCCGTTGGTTTGGCTCAGCACGTACTCGGCGCGGCGGCTGGCAGCGTCGGCCACGAAGGTGAGCTGGGTGGGCAGCGGCTCGTAGATGGACGAGAGGTACTGCATCTGGCCCGAAGCCACGTCGAGCAGCAGGGCCGTGACGTGGAGTTGGTCGTTGAGCAGCACCGTGGCAAACAGGCGACCATCGAGCGCCTTTAGGTCCACGATTTCGCGGCTCAGGCGGGTGTCGTACTGCTGGGTGCGCACCTGGCCCAAGCGGCCGTTGTAGGCCGCCGCAAACAGCCGCCCCGGCGTGCTGGTGGAGGTAAACAGGGCGTACACCGTGTTGCCCTCGGCGCACATGCGCGTGAAGCCGAACTCCTGGGGCATTTCCAGCGCCAGCTCGTGGCGCAGGTGCAGGTCTTTGTCGTACTGCTGAAACCCGAAGGTAGACTTGTTGGAAAGGCCCTTGTTGCGGCCCACCAGCAGTACCACGGTGCTGTCGGCGGGCAGGGCCTGCACGTGCACTTCGCTTTCAAACGCAGTTAAAGGCAGTTCGGTGCGGGCCGTTTGCGCGGGGGCATCGGGCGGCGTGGGCGCATCGGGGCGCTTCTGCGCGCGCGCGGCCGGCAGGCTGGCCAGCACCGAGTAGGAGAGCAGTAGGAAAAGTAGCGAAGTTTCATGTCCGTACGCCGTAAAATCCAACTGAAAAAACTACTCCAACGAGTATTATCTACTCTAAAGCTACAACCGAATGGGGCGTTTCTGTCCTGCGAAAGCCTGGTTTATTTTGCGCTCAGGGCCAGCACCGCGTCAAACTCTTCGGGCCGCACCGGCAGCACCGACAGCCGCGACTGGCGCAGCAGGGCCAGCTCGCCCAGCCGGGCATCGGCCTTGAGCTGCGCCAGGCTCACGGGCTGGGGCAGCGGCTCTACCGGGCGCAGGGCCACGGCCACCCACGGCGAGCCGGCTTCGGCGGTGGCGTCGGGTGCGGCCAGGGCGGCTACCTCGGCAATGCCCACCACGGCTTTCTCGCTCACGCTGTGGTAGAACAATACCAGGTCGCCGGGCTGCATCAGGTTCAGGTTGTTGCGGGCCTGGTAGTTGCGCACGCCGGTCCAGGCGGTGCCGTCTTCGGCTACAAACGTGGCCCAGGAATAGGCTTCGGGTTCAGATTTAACAAGCCAATGCTTCATAAAAGGGACTGGGGCGATGAAATGGCCCAACCGGGCCCAATGCCAACGGCCGACACAGGCATAGATGCCGGCCGGCCGCTGTATTGCACATCACAAAGAAAATAAATCCAACGGCTATCGCCTCATATGCCTCTCGTATTAGAGCGCAAAGCCCAGGTCGAAGCTCACGATGTTGGCCACTAGGTTGGTGCTGCGCTGGTAGTGGGCGTAGCGCAGGTCCAGCGATTTCAGGCGCATGATGCGCGGCTGGCCCGCCGCGTTTTGGCCCGGCACATGGAAGCGGCTAATGCCGTACACCGGCGAGTAGCGCAAACCCAGGCCCACTTTGTTGGCGCTGAAATCGGACAAATCGTAATCCGAAGTATAAAATTCGTCGCTGATGGAATGCTGCAAAAAGGGCGCGAAGTACTTGGCGGCCGTTTGGGTGTGGTAGCGGTAGAAGGGGTAGAGCACGAAAAACGGCGTGACTTTCACCGGCAGTTCCAGCTCGGCGGTGTGGGCCGTAATGCCGAAATTGTCGTTGTACAAGCGGTAGAAGGCCCGAATCTGCACCACATCAGTAGCAAAGTAGTTTAGGCGCAGGCTGATGGGGTACTTGAAGCGGGAGCGGGGCAGCAGCTCGGTTTTGGGCGCGGTGGGCACCCGCGACGAGAAATTAGCGGCGTCTACTGACGTCACGGGGTTGGGCGTGGTGCTGTCGTAGAAATACACCCGGTGGAAGGGCGTGCTCAACAGGCCGTTTTGCGAAACCAGCTCGGTGCTGATGGCCGCCTGCAGCCGCTTGGTGAGCACCTGCGAGTAGGTGGCCGTGAGGTTGTAGGTCTGGCGGGTGTCGGTGCCGTATTCGCTTTTGCCGCGAGTGGGGGTGGTGCGCAGCTCAATGGGCGTAATCAATGTTACCTGGTCGAGGAAAATATGGCCGGCCAGGCTGAGCTGCCGGTTGCCGTCGCGCGAGGTTTTGGCAAATGAGCCCGTGCCGTTGACCGAGAAGTAGTCGTACTCTTTCGAAACGCCGGCCCCCACGCCCCAAATAGTGCCCTTGTACTTGTGCTCGCGGCTGTAGCCGAAGTCGCCGTGAAAGCGGGTGTCGTGCGCCGAAGGCGTGGAGAGCGCAAAGTCAATCCGGTCGGTCGATGCCGAGGCGTAAAAGTCGGCGCCTACGTTAGCCGTCAGCCGGCTCACCGTATCCAGCGGCACGTTGACGATGATGGCGGGCGGCACGTCGGTGAGGTGCTCGGTGCCGCGGCCGCCTTCCACGGCGCCGTGGGTGCCGTCCTGCCGGTAGTAGCCGCCGATTATGTCGATGGTGGTTTCATCGGCCGCGCGGTTCACGGGCACCGAGGGGCTCACGGGCGCGCCGTAGCCGTCGATGCGGTTGGGGTTTTGGGTGGTGCCGGGCGTAGTTTGGGCCAGAGCCGGCGCCGCCAGGGCACTCCAGATACCAAGCGTGGCGAGTAGTTTTTTCACCGTCATAAGCGACATCCGGATGATTAATTGCAGCCGCAGCCGCCGCCTACTTTGCCGCCGTTGGCCCCACCGGCGCCTTCGCGGTAGCTCTCAAAATTGGTTTCGGGCGTTTCCACGATTTTGCTGCTCAGTTTCATATCCTCGTCGTTGAGATATACTTTCTGGTACGCGGCCACCGACACGCAGCTGGGCAGCGCGGCGCCCAGCGGCAGCAACACCAGCGCCAGCCCCAGGCGCGGACAGGAGAGGAGCAAAGACTTTTTCACAGCTAGCAATACTAAGAATCAGGGATGGGTGGTAGCGCTGCCGCGGTAATAATTCAGTTTCATGCCCTTGGACACCAGCGTGCGGTTGTCGTCGGTAATCAACGCGCAATCAACGTTTTTCAGGCCGTTGATGAACGCCAGACCGGCGGTTGGGCCTTTCACGAAGACGACTTCGTCTAAGCCGTCGGCCAATTCCACATCGGGGCAGATGATGGTGACCGAGCGCAGCCCAATGGACGGGTAGCCGGTGTGCGGGTTGATGATGTGCCCGTAGACCTGGCTGCCCACCGTGAAGTACTGCTCGTAGTTGCCGGCCGTCACCACAGCCACGTCGGTCACGTCAACCCAGGCGGCCACGCTGCGCGGGTGGTCAGGGTCGCCGATGGCCACGCGCCACAGCGAGCCATCGGCCTGCCGGCCCCAGCAATAGATATCGCCCGAGCCGTTCAGCAGCCCGCCCTTGATGCCTTTGGCTTCCAGCACCTGCTTGGCCCGCCGGATGCCGTAGCCCTGCAGAATGCCCGCCAGGTTGATGCGCATGCCTTTTTCGGGCAGGTACATCGTGTGTTGAGCTGGGTCCAGCTTGATTTTTTGCCAGCCAATGCGCCGCACCGACGCCCGCACCAGCGCCGAATCGGGCAGGCCAGCGTGCGGCTGCCGGTCAAACTTGTAGAGCTTGTCGGCGCTGGCGAAGGTGATGTCGAACGCGCCGTCGCTGAGCCGCGAGAGCCGCAGCGTGCGGTTGATAAGGTCGAAGGTTTCGGGCGACACCGCCACCGGCCGCACCCCTGCCATGCGGTTGATGCGCACTACCTCGGAAGTAGAATCCCAGAACGACATGAGGTGGTCGATGCGCTGCACCTCGCTCAGGCCGGCCCGCAGGGCCCGCTGGCCGGTGGAGTCGTCGGGCGCCACCACCGTGAAGGTGAAGCGGGAGCCCATGAGGTGGGCGCTGCGCGTGAAGGTGTGTCGTTGCGGAGCGGTTTGGGCACGGCCGGGGCAGCCACTGAACAACAAGAGGCTCAGCAGCAGGGTTAAGACGGGGGCGGGCTTCCAACTCGGCATGGAGCATCAATAGGTGACGATAACGGATAGAGTCGGAAAAGCCGGCCGACCCCTACGAAGCTTTGTGAAATCTTTAAAAAAGCCGATTCTGCCTACAGCGTGGGCACTACCTTTTTAAGGTACGCCTCGAAGGCCGTGGGGCCGCCCGCAATGTAGCCGGTCTTGGCCAGCACCTTGCCCTCAGGCGAGATAACGACGGCCAGCGGGAAGTCGCCCTCGCGGTTGAGCTGCGCGGCGGCCGCTTCGTTGAGCTTAACCTGGGCGGCAGTGGGCTGGTTGCGCTTCTGGCGCGGAAAGTCGAAGTGAGCCAGCACCAGCCGGTCTTTGGCGTAGGCAGCAAATTCGGGCTTTGCAAACACCTCCTGCTCGTAGATGATGCAGGGCTTGCACCAATCGGAACCGGAGAAAACGGCCAGAATGGGCCGTTTGGTGGCTTTGGCTTGCGCCTGGGCGGCGCTCAGGTCGGTCAGCCAGGTGGTGTTGCCGTCGGCCTGCGCGGGCAAAATCACTTGCGGCGACGAAACCAGGGGCGACACCGGCTTGGGGGCGCTGGCCACGGGAGCAGGCGTTACCACTTTGCTTTTGCTGACGGTGTTGCCGGCGGCGTCCGAGGTTTTGGTTTTGACCTTCACGGCTGCCTGCTGTGCCTGTACCGAATGGGCGGCCACCAGGCCCAGGGCCAGAACAAATGCCCGAACGGGACTTACGGAAGGAATAAAGGACATGCGGAAAGGCATAAAATGTGAAACGGATAGCAAAATCCCGAGCCGGTCAGTTCTTACGGCGGCCCAAGGCAGCGGTTGAAGCTCCGCCTTGTGGCAGGTTAGCTCAATTTCAAGCTTTAGAACCACCCGTCGGGGCTAAAGGTCTTATCGCATCAGGAAAATGCCATGAGTACTCGGGTCCTCCGAATTGGCAAGAACCCGGCCACAACGCACCCAGGGGCTGAGAAACGGCGCGGGCGCTAGGGCAACCGGCGCACCTTCAGGATGCGCTTTACGGTGTCCAGCGACACGATTTCCAGGGTATAGCTGGGGTCGGGGCCTTCGGTGAGGTTGACGCGGAGGTGCGTGCCGCGGTCGAGGGTCCAGGCGCCGGGGCGCCCCGCCAGGCCATCGGTGGGCGCGATGTCGAACTGCTCGAACCGCCCGTAGGGCTTGATGGCAAAGCCCGTCCGGCCCCGCGAAGGCGGAAAGGCGTAAGTATTGGGCCGGTACACGAGGATGTCTTCGCTGTTTTCCTCCCTGGAAAGGAGCCAGGTACCTTCGAGTTTCTTCATGGCTGGGATGGGAACGGCGCGGCGGCGCTGGCAGCTGGCAGCTAAAACGAGCAGGAGAGGCAGCAGCAGCCGGAAGAGAGAACGCAACCTAAGCATTGATTTCTGCGAAGTGTAGGGCCTGAAAGGTAAGGCGAATCAAGTAGGTACGTTAGTTGGGCTGGTTTGGCCATTGGCGCGCAAGCCGCGTAAGCAGCAGTGTACGCTACATTCGTTCCCACAAAACCCCTTCCCCGTGGATAACCGCGCCCTGACCCGCGCCTTCAAGCTGGCTGCCCAGCTCATGGAGCTGCACGACGAAAACCCCTTTAAAATCCGCGCAATCGAAGGCACGGCCAACGCCCTGGACGCCCTGAGCTTCCCGGTGTCGGAAATCGAGCGCTCCGGCCTGCCCGACCGCACTGGCCTGAGCAAAACCGCCGCCGCCAAAGTAGCCGAACTGCTCGATACCGGCACGTTTCCGGAGCTGCGCCATCTGCTCGAAATCACCCCGCCCGGCGTGGTCGAGATGCTGAACATCAAAGGCATCGGCCCGAAGAAAATCCGGGCCCTGTGGCGCGACCTGGGCATCGAAAGCGCCGAGCAGCTGCGCGAAGCCGCCGAAAAAGACCTGGTGAGTAAGCTCAAGGGCTTCGGCAAAAAGACCCAGGATTCCATACTGGAAGCCCTCGAGTTTGCCGGCCAAAGCAAGGGCAAGCTGCTGTACCCGCAGGCCGAAAGCCTGGCCGAACAGCTGTGCCAGCAGCTGCGCAACGGCTTAAAAACTGAGAAAGTAGCCGTGGCCGGCGAAATCCGCCGCCGCCTCGAAACCGTGGAAACCGTGCGCCTCGTGGCCGCCACCGACCGCCCGGCCCAGGCCCACCTGCTGCTCAACTCCCTCGAGGGCCTCACACCCAACCCGCACCGCTCCGGCCCGTTTGCCTGGCGCGGCACGGCCACCGAGTCGGGCGTGCAGGTGGAGGTGCTGCTCACCACGGCCGAAGCCTTCACCACCGAGCTATTCCTGAACTCGGCCGCCGAGGAGCACCTAAACGAGCCGCTGCCCGGCGTGCAGGGCCACGGCGGCGGGGCCCCGGCCACGCTGCGCCAGTGGGCCCGCCGCGAAACATTCCAGCAGGAAGAAGCCCTCTACGAGAAAGCCGGCCTGCAATTCATCGTGCCCGAGCTGCGCGAAGGCCTGGGCGAAATTGAGCTGGCTGCCGAGAAAAAGCTGCCCCGCCTACTCGAAGACAGCGACCTGCGCGGCTCCCTGCACAACCACAGCACCTATTCCGACGGCAACCACAGCCTGCGCGAGATGGCCACCTTCTTGCGCGACCACAATTACGAGTACCTCGGCATCTGCGACCACAGCCAGGCCGCGCATTATGCCAACGGCCTCGGCGTGGAGCGCGTGCGCCAGCAGCACCAGGAAATCGACAAGCTCAACGCCGAGCTCGCGCCCTTCCGCATCTTCAAGGGCATCGAGAGCGACATTCTCAGCGATGGTTCCCTGGATTATCCGTCTGACGTGCTGGCCAGCTTCGATTTCATCGTGGCCTCCGTGCACTCCAACCTGAAAATGGACGAGCGCAAAGCCACCGAACGCCTGCTGCGCGCCATCGAAAACCCTTACACCACCATGCTGGGCCACCCCACCGGCCGCCTGCTGCTGCGCCGCCAGGGCTACCCCATCGACTATAAAGCCGTCATCGACGCCTGCGCCAAGCACCAGGTCATCATCGAAATCAACTCCAACCCCTGGCGCCTCGACCTCGACTGGCGCTGGGTGCGCTACGCCCACGACCAGGGCGTGATGCTCAGCATCAACCCCGACGCCCATCATACCGACGGATACGCCGACATGCGCTACGGCGTGCTCATGGGCCGCAAGGGATTTTTGACCAAGGAAATGACGTTCAACGCGAAGTCGGTGGAGGAAGCCGCGGCCTACTTTGAAAAACGAAAAGCCGCTATCAAGCCCCGCTGGAATACAAAAAGTCGTTGTTTGAGTAAACGTCAAGCTCCCCTCCTTACCAAGGAGGGGACGCTGGCGCGAAGCGCCAGCTGGGGTGGTTGTGGGCGTTGAACGACTTGCGCTGGAATCGTTCGAACGTTTCGTTCAGGCATCGTTCAACGACCCAACCACCCCCGTTTTCGCTGCGCGAAAACATCCCCTCCTTGCTAAGGAGGGGAGTTGGTCGTTCTGTTATCCCATGAAAATCCTCGTTCTCCGCTTTTCCTCTATCGGCGACATCGTGCTCACCACGCCCGTGGTGCGGGCGCTGGCCCAGCAGGTGCCCAACGCGGAAGTCCATTTTGCCACCAAGCCCGGCTACCGCGGCCTGCTGGAGCCCAATCCATACATCACCAAAGTGCATTGCCTTACCGGCAGCCTCGGCCAGCTGGTGCGCGAGCTGCACGCCGAGCGGTTCGATTTCGTGGTCGACCTGCACAACAACCTGCGCACCACCCTGCTCAAGATGCGCTTGGGCGTGCCCGGCAACAGCTTCGACAAGCTCAACTGGCAGAAGTGGCTGCTGGTTAATTTCAAGATTGACCGGTTGCCGCGCGTGCATATCGTGCAGCGCTATCTGGAGGCGGCCGCGATG
This region of Hymenobacter sedentarius genomic DNA includes:
- a CDS encoding EVE domain-containing protein, producing the protein MKHWLVKSEPEAYSWATFVAEDGTAWTGVRNYQARNNLNLMQPGDLVLFYHSVSEKAVVGIAEVAALAAPDATAEAGSPWVAVALRPVEPLPQPVSLAQLKADARLGELALLRQSRLSVLPVRPEEFDAVLALSAK
- a CDS encoding DUF3570 domain-containing protein, with protein sequence MKKLLATLGIWSALAAPALAQTTPGTTQNPNRIDGYGAPVSPSVPVNRAADETTIDIIGGYYRQDGTHGAVEGGRGTEHLTDVPPAIIVNVPLDTVSRLTANVGADFYASASTDRIDFALSTPSAHDTRFHGDFGYSREHKYKGTIWGVGAGVSKEYDYFSVNGTGSFAKTSRDGNRQLSLAGHIFLDQVTLITPIELRTTPTRGKSEYGTDTRQTYNLTATYSQVLTKRLQAAISTELVSQNGLLSTPFHRVYFYDSTTPNPVTSVDAANFSSRVPTAPKTELLPRSRFKYPISLRLNYFATDVVQIRAFYRLYNDNFGITAHTAELELPVKVTPFFVLYPFYRYHTQTAAKYFAPFLQHSISDEFYTSDYDLSDFSANKVGLGLRYSPVYGISRFHVPGQNAAGQPRIMRLKSLDLRYAHYQRSTNLVANIVSFDLGFAL
- a CDS encoding DUF4266 domain-containing protein, which gives rise to MVLLPLGAALPSCVSVAAYQKVYLNDEDMKLSSKIVETPETNFESYREGAGGANGGKVGGGCGCN
- a CDS encoding FAD:protein FMN transferase yields the protein MPSWKPAPVLTLLLSLLLFSGCPGRAQTAPQRHTFTRSAHLMGSRFTFTVVAPDDSTGQRALRAGLSEVQRIDHLMSFWDSTSEVVRINRMAGVRPVAVSPETFDLINRTLRLSRLSDGAFDITFASADKLYKFDRQPHAGLPDSALVRASVRRIGWQKIKLDPAQHTMYLPEKGMRINLAGILQGYGIRRAKQVLEAKGIKGGLLNGSGDIYCWGRQADGSLWRVAIGDPDHPRSVAAWVDVTDVAVVTAGNYEQYFTVGSQVYGHIINPHTGYPSIGLRSVTIICPDVELADGLDEVVFVKGPTAGLAFINGLKNVDCALITDDNRTLVSKGMKLNYYRGSATTHP
- a CDS encoding thioredoxin family protein, translated to MSFIPSVSPVRAFVLALGLVAAHSVQAQQAAVKVKTKTSDAAGNTVSKSKVVTPAPVASAPKPVSPLVSSPQVILPAQADGNTTWLTDLSAAQAQAKATKRPILAVFSGSDWCKPCIIYEQEVFAKPEFAAYAKDRLVLAHFDFPRQKRNQPTAAQVKLNEAAAAQLNREGDFPLAVVISPEGKVLAKTGYIAGGPTAFEAYLKKVVPTL
- a CDS encoding helix-hairpin-helix domain-containing protein, whose amino-acid sequence is MDNRALTRAFKLAAQLMELHDENPFKIRAIEGTANALDALSFPVSEIERSGLPDRTGLSKTAAAKVAELLDTGTFPELRHLLEITPPGVVEMLNIKGIGPKKIRALWRDLGIESAEQLREAAEKDLVSKLKGFGKKTQDSILEALEFAGQSKGKLLYPQAESLAEQLCQQLRNGLKTEKVAVAGEIRRRLETVETVRLVAATDRPAQAHLLLNSLEGLTPNPHRSGPFAWRGTATESGVQVEVLLTTAEAFTTELFLNSAAEEHLNEPLPGVQGHGGGAPATLRQWARRETFQQEEALYEKAGLQFIVPELREGLGEIELAAEKKLPRLLEDSDLRGSLHNHSTYSDGNHSLREMATFLRDHNYEYLGICDHSQAAHYANGLGVERVRQQHQEIDKLNAELAPFRIFKGIESDILSDGSLDYPSDVLASFDFIVASVHSNLKMDERKATERLLRAIENPYTTMLGHPTGRLLLRRQGYPIDYKAVIDACAKHQVIIEINSNPWRLDLDWRWVRYAHDQGVMLSINPDAHHTDGYADMRYGVLMGRKGFLTKEMTFNAKSVEEAAAYFEKRKAAIKPRWNTKSRCLSKRQAPLLTKEGTLARSASWGGCGR